The Fructilactobacillus ixorae genome has a window encoding:
- a CDS encoding ComF family protein has protein sequence MREQCLWCAQPLQQQLPIAFLLSFRPYQVPDLCAKCVRLFARPTGPQCPQCGRFQATTSRCSECQWWNQRMAVPLVNQALYPYHGLMQTYLERYKFQGDYALRSLVKAAVVQVCQREQELIVPIPLAPTQLAVRKFNQVTGWLTDVAFVSALMAKPKLVSQHQQTRQQRLVGWQPFALNPSTAAQLPGTRVCLVDDVYTTGQTLHQAQRLLLAAGVQGVRSVTLAR, from the coding sequence ATGCGTGAGCAGTGTTTGTGGTGTGCGCAACCACTACAGCAGCAGTTACCAATTGCGTTTTTGCTTAGTTTTAGACCATATCAAGTTCCGGATTTATGTGCGAAGTGTGTTCGCCTGTTTGCACGACCAACTGGGCCCCAGTGTCCGCAATGTGGTCGGTTTCAAGCCACGACGAGTCGGTGCTCGGAATGTCAGTGGTGGAACCAAAGGATGGCAGTGCCGTTAGTAAACCAGGCGTTGTATCCGTATCACGGCTTAATGCAAACCTACCTGGAGCGGTATAAATTTCAGGGCGATTATGCGCTGCGTTCCTTGGTGAAGGCCGCGGTTGTACAGGTATGTCAAAGGGAACAGGAATTAATCGTTCCGATTCCACTAGCTCCCACGCAGCTAGCGGTGCGGAAGTTTAATCAGGTAACTGGATGGTTAACGGACGTTGCGTTCGTCTCCGCGCTCATGGCAAAGCCGAAATTGGTGAGCCAACATCAACAAACTCGCCAACAACGATTAGTGGGCTGGCAACCATTTGCGCTTAATCCGAGCACCGCAGCACAACTCCCGGGGACCCGAGTTTGCTTGGTCGATGACGTGTATACAACGGGACAAACTCTACACCAAGCCCAGCGGTTGCTTTTGGCAGCAGGGGTGCAGGGAGTTCGCAGTGTGACATTGGCCCGGTAA
- a CDS encoding ribosome hibernation promotion factor has protein sequence MLSFNVRGDDVDVTPEVRQTIEQQVEQLNAELAEGVDAVAHVNLVGYPDQLIKAEITIIFPFLLLRGEATSNQLKTSVANAVEQIMAQIKRYRTNVNHHAEQVGHTPLFKPEETPAVTLDVVRKKRIPLKQLDSETAILQMNLLNHDFYVYKDINNETINIIYRRNDGHYGQITTES, from the coding sequence ATGTTATCATTTAATGTTCGTGGCGATGACGTCGATGTTACCCCTGAGGTACGGCAAACAATTGAGCAGCAGGTCGAACAGCTTAATGCGGAACTAGCAGAGGGTGTCGATGCGGTAGCACACGTTAATTTAGTTGGATATCCGGATCAACTGATTAAGGCTGAAATTACGATTATCTTTCCGTTTTTATTACTTCGCGGAGAGGCAACTAGCAACCAGCTCAAGACGAGCGTTGCAAATGCGGTTGAGCAAATCATGGCACAAATCAAGCGCTACCGTACGAACGTTAACCACCATGCCGAACAAGTGGGTCACACGCCGCTATTTAAGCCGGAGGAGACGCCGGCGGTCACCCTTGATGTGGTTCGGAAAAAACGAATCCCGTTAAAGCAGCTGGATTCAGAAACTGCGATTTTACAAATGAACTTACTGAATCATGATTTTTACGTATACAAAGACATTAATAATGAAACGATTAACATCATTTACCGGCGTAACGATGGTCACTACGGTCAGATTACAACGGAAAGTTAA
- the secA gene encoding preprotein translocase subunit SecA yields MATNVLKKWVESDKRRIKQLGQLADQVSAYSEEYRNLSDADLQAKTPEFKERYQQGASLDDLLPEAFAVVREGARRVLGMTPFRVQIMGGIVLHEGNIAEMKTGEGKTLTATMPVYLNALSGKGVHVVTVNEYLSARDAEQMGELYNWLGLSVGVNTAEKNPEEKRAAYNADITYSTNSEIGFDYLRDNMVVYKEDRVQRPLNFALVDEVDSILIDEARTPLIISGQAQGANELYRQADRFAKTLTAKDDFKVDLETKTVSLTELGIQKADQFFNLKNIYDTDNTALTHHIDQALRANYVMERDKDYVVKDDEVLIVDSFTGRIMEGRRFSDGLHQALEAKEGVTIQEESKTMANITYQNLFRRYSKLAGMTGTAKTEQEEFREIYNMNVVSIPTNKPVVRVDESDVLYPTLQSKFDAVIAKVKALHKRGQPILLGTVAVETSEYLSNRLDQEHVPHVVLNAKNHAKEADIVANAGQKGAVTIATNMAGRGTDIKLGPGVVGVGGLAVIGTERHESRRIDNQLRGRAGRQGDPGYSQFYLSLEDDLMRRFGSERIKNVLNTLKVEDDDAVIRSRMITKQVESAQKRVEGNNYDSRKNVLKYDNVMSEQRDVIYGERNRVIEEDQSLRWVIMPMVERTIDRIVSLHTQGDPKDWHLDTIVDFAASCLVSPNEISIDDLEGKSATEIKDYLTQLARNAYDEKAQQFPDPSQLLEFEKVVILRVVDDHWTNHIDAMDQLREAIGLRGYGQLNPLVEYQREGFRMFEEMVADIDYDVTRLFMKAEIRQNIQR; encoded by the coding sequence ATGGCAACGAACGTATTAAAAAAATGGGTCGAAAGCGATAAGCGGCGCATCAAACAACTGGGCCAGCTTGCCGACCAAGTGAGCGCTTATTCAGAAGAATATCGCAACCTGAGTGATGCCGACTTACAGGCCAAAACCCCCGAATTCAAGGAACGCTACCAACAAGGGGCTAGTTTAGATGATTTACTGCCCGAAGCCTTTGCAGTCGTCCGGGAGGGGGCCCGCCGGGTCTTAGGTATGACCCCGTTCCGGGTACAAATCATGGGGGGGATTGTGCTCCATGAAGGAAACATTGCTGAAATGAAAACCGGGGAAGGAAAAACCCTGACGGCTACGATGCCGGTTTACCTGAATGCTTTATCAGGCAAAGGGGTCCACGTGGTGACGGTTAACGAGTATCTGTCGGCCCGGGATGCAGAACAGATGGGAGAATTATATAACTGGTTAGGACTCTCGGTCGGGGTGAATACCGCTGAAAAGAATCCAGAGGAAAAACGGGCTGCCTATAACGCTGACATTACGTACTCCACTAACAGTGAAATTGGCTTTGACTATCTGCGCGATAACATGGTGGTTTACAAAGAAGACCGGGTGCAACGCCCCTTAAACTTTGCGTTAGTTGATGAAGTAGATTCAATTCTAATTGATGAGGCGCGGACGCCGTTGATTATTTCTGGACAAGCCCAGGGGGCCAACGAACTGTATCGCCAGGCCGATCGCTTTGCCAAAACTCTGACGGCAAAGGATGATTTCAAGGTTGATTTGGAAACCAAGACGGTTTCGTTAACCGAACTGGGGATCCAAAAGGCCGATCAATTCTTCAACTTAAAGAACATTTATGACACTGATAACACGGCCTTGACCCACCACATTGACCAGGCCTTACGGGCTAACTACGTCATGGAACGGGATAAGGATTACGTGGTGAAGGACGACGAAGTGCTCATCGTGGACTCCTTTACCGGGCGGATTATGGAAGGTCGGCGGTTCTCGGATGGACTACACCAAGCCCTAGAAGCGAAGGAAGGCGTGACCATCCAAGAGGAAAGTAAGACGATGGCCAACATCACTTACCAAAACCTTTTCCGGCGGTATAGTAAGTTAGCCGGGATGACGGGAACGGCCAAGACCGAACAAGAAGAATTCCGGGAAATTTATAACATGAACGTGGTTAGCATTCCGACCAACAAGCCGGTGGTCCGGGTTGACGAATCAGATGTGTTATATCCCACCCTCCAATCTAAGTTTGATGCGGTGATTGCGAAGGTTAAAGCGCTCCACAAACGGGGACAACCGATCCTATTGGGAACCGTGGCAGTGGAAACTTCTGAATACCTCTCCAACCGCTTAGACCAAGAACACGTTCCCCACGTGGTCTTGAATGCCAAAAACCACGCTAAGGAAGCAGACATTGTGGCGAATGCCGGGCAAAAAGGCGCCGTTACGATTGCCACTAACATGGCCGGCCGGGGAACCGATATTAAACTTGGACCTGGGGTCGTTGGCGTTGGTGGACTTGCCGTCATCGGGACCGAACGGCATGAATCGCGGCGCATTGATAATCAACTGCGGGGCCGGGCCGGCCGGCAAGGAGACCCAGGTTACTCCCAGTTCTATCTGTCACTGGAAGATGATTTGATGCGGCGGTTTGGTTCGGAACGAATCAAGAACGTCCTAAACACCCTCAAAGTGGAAGACGACGATGCCGTCATCAGAAGTCGGATGATTACCAAACAGGTCGAATCTGCCCAAAAGCGGGTTGAAGGAAATAACTACGATTCGCGAAAAAACGTGTTGAAGTATGACAACGTGATGTCAGAACAACGAGACGTGATTTACGGCGAACGCAACCGGGTAATTGAAGAAGATCAGTCCCTGCGGTGGGTGATTATGCCAATGGTCGAACGCACGATTGACCGGATTGTTTCCCTGCATACCCAAGGGGACCCCAAGGATTGGCATTTGGATACGATTGTTGATTTTGCCGCTAGTTGTCTGGTAAGTCCCAATGAAATTAGTATTGACGACTTAGAAGGGAAGAGCGCAACGGAAATCAAGGATTACTTGACCCAGTTGGCCCGCAATGCCTACGACGAAAAAGCTCAACAATTTCCAGATCCGAGTCAGTTACTGGAATTTGAAAAGGTGGTTATTTTACGGGTGGTCGATGACCACTGGACAAATCACATTGATGCTATGGACCAACTACGAGAAGCGATTGGGCTTCGTGGTTACGGTCAATTAAACCCCCTCGTTGAATACCAACGGGAAGGGTTCCGGATGTTTGAAGAAATGGTTGCGGACATTGACTATGACGTTACCCGACTCTTTATGAAAGCAGAAATTCGACAAAACATTCAAAGATAA
- the prfB gene encoding peptide chain release factor 2 (programmed frameshift): MELSVAKAKVANINDAISNFGRSLDLDQLNEDISINEAKMAQPGFWDDQSAAKAVIETTNHLKQKYDRFCDLQEAAENLAVSLELLTEADDPELHQAFEQDLAQTEQDLANYQLNLLLNGKYDHNNALVEIHPGAGGTEAEDWAEMLLRMYTRWAEQNHFQVEVDDYQPGEVAGLSSVTLTVRGENAYGYLQAEKGIHRLVRLSPFDSAGRRHTSFASVDVMPELDDSVEVNINPDDLRVDVFRSSGAGGQHINKTSSAVRITHLPTGIVTASQAQRSQLQNRVTALNMLKSKLYEREEQKKAEEKAKLAGTQLEIGWGSQIRSYVFHPYTMVKDHRTGHETANGKAVMDGDLNPFISDYLQWKLQQNNE, from the exons ATGGAATTAAGTGTAGCAAAAGCCAAAGTGGCGAACATCAACGACGCCATTAGTAACTTTGGGAGGTCTCTT GACCTCGATCAGTTGAACGAAGACATTAGTATTAACGAGGCAAAAATGGCTCAACCGGGTTTTTGGGATGACCAATCGGCGGCTAAAGCGGTGATTGAAACGACCAACCACTTGAAACAAAAGTACGATCGCTTTTGCGACTTACAGGAAGCAGCGGAGAATCTAGCGGTTAGTCTCGAGTTGTTGACGGAGGCAGATGATCCGGAGTTACACCAAGCCTTTGAACAGGACCTGGCCCAGACGGAACAAGACCTCGCAAACTACCAGTTAAACCTGCTTTTGAACGGGAAATACGATCACAACAACGCGCTTGTGGAAATTCATCCCGGAGCCGGGGGCACCGAAGCCGAGGACTGGGCGGAGATGCTCCTGCGGATGTATACCCGCTGGGCGGAACAAAACCACTTTCAAGTGGAGGTGGATGATTATCAACCGGGTGAAGTAGCTGGACTCAGTAGTGTGACGTTGACCGTGCGCGGAGAAAATGCCTACGGTTACTTACAAGCAGAAAAGGGGATTCACCGGCTAGTCCGGTTATCACCGTTTGATTCGGCTGGACGGCGCCACACGTCGTTTGCTTCGGTGGACGTGATGCCGGAACTCGATGACAGCGTGGAGGTTAACATTAATCCGGATGACCTCCGGGTTGATGTCTTTCGTTCCAGTGGAGCCGGGGGACAGCACATTAATAAAACGTCCTCCGCGGTTCGAATCACCCACTTGCCAACTGGAATTGTCACGGCCAGTCAGGCACAACGATCTCAACTTCAGAACCGAGTTACGGCGTTGAATATGTTAAAATCAAAGTTGTACGAACGCGAAGAACAAAAGAAGGCGGAAGAAAAAGCTAAACTGGCAGGCACCCAGTTAGAGATTGGCTGGGGCTCGCAAATTCGCTCTTACGTTTTTCATCCGTATACAATGGTTAAGGATCACCGGACGGGCCACGAAACCGCAAACGGGAAGGCCGTAATGGATGGTGATTTGAATCCATTTATTAGTGATTACTTGCAGTGGAAGTTGCAACAGAATAACGAATAA
- a CDS encoding PDZ domain-containing protein, whose translation MQQLEFNILFFFIMPAFWLGIVRTLIDHHVRVKRERSLYDTAINPKHSEFQTFLVATLGLGIVGSLLSFAFGIEVSYAWIFVYEVLIALMLIIPGFMIPFAGMGVSMLLILLFGNNFYLHVLDGDFRLTLQNTMPVGMNFLELLTVMLVLQYLFLKFNRNSVTSPILKKNIRGNRVASYLFSKFTVFPLVFLVPGQLFVANSPFWPVFRLFGSKVTILVVPFLIGYRFKFSSDMSATILKRMANATGWLAWLSLGLTIDAFLWKNLWFEVVAIVVILLAYGLVLYHYHRVDKRASNQQVEQAVDGIRILAVKPNTPASKMQLQAGDLILEVNGQPVRNETQLYQALQSSPTFCHLKVKHQDGQLELTDSAIYAGTPHEIGIVTFPSSETGGN comes from the coding sequence ATGCAACAGTTAGAATTTAACATTTTATTTTTCTTCATCATGCCGGCCTTTTGGCTGGGAATTGTGCGAACGCTGATTGATCACCACGTGCGGGTCAAACGGGAACGCAGCTTGTATGACACCGCCATTAACCCCAAACACAGTGAGTTCCAGACGTTTTTGGTGGCAACCCTAGGGCTGGGAATCGTGGGTTCCTTACTCTCATTTGCCTTTGGAATTGAAGTTTCCTACGCCTGGATCTTTGTATACGAAGTTTTGATTGCGCTCATGCTGATTATTCCTGGTTTCATGATTCCCTTTGCCGGAATGGGCGTTTCGATGTTATTGATCCTGCTCTTTGGGAACAATTTTTATCTGCACGTGTTAGACGGGGACTTTCGGTTAACCCTGCAGAACACCATGCCGGTTGGAATGAACTTCTTGGAGCTGTTAACGGTGATGCTGGTGCTCCAGTATCTCTTCTTGAAGTTTAACCGGAACTCGGTGACGTCGCCGATTCTAAAGAAAAACATCCGGGGAAATCGGGTTGCCTCGTATCTGTTTAGTAAGTTTACCGTGTTTCCCCTAGTCTTTTTGGTTCCCGGACAATTATTTGTTGCTAATAGTCCCTTCTGGCCGGTCTTTCGGTTATTTGGGAGCAAGGTAACAATCCTAGTGGTGCCTTTTTTAATCGGCTACCGGTTTAAATTCAGCAGTGACATGTCGGCGACCATCTTAAAACGAATGGCGAATGCCACGGGCTGGTTAGCCTGGTTAAGTTTAGGGTTGACCATCGATGCTTTCTTATGGAAGAACCTCTGGTTTGAAGTCGTAGCGATTGTTGTAATTCTCTTGGCTTACGGATTAGTGCTGTATCACTACCACCGGGTCGACAAGCGCGCTTCCAACCAGCAAGTTGAACAAGCGGTCGATGGGATTCGCATTCTAGCTGTGAAACCCAACACCCCCGCTAGCAAAATGCAGCTGCAAGCTGGGGATTTGATTTTGGAAGTTAATGGACAGCCGGTTCGCAACGAAACGCAACTGTATCAAGCCCTGCAAAGTAGTCCCACGTTTTGCCATCTGAAGGTAAAGCATCAGGATGGGCAGTTAGAACTCACGGATTCGGCCATTTACGCGGGCACGCCCCACGAAATTGGGATTGTGACCTTTCCCAGTTCAGAAACAGGAGGAAATTAA
- a CDS encoding phage holin family protein produces MRVLSRWLINFILLVAFSTIFSASFYISSWEVALGAAAVLTLLQVLIKPVLSLLFLPINILTFGLFNLVLNALILELTAFLVGPMMSFSSFGMVVVISLLMSICNYFITPNV; encoded by the coding sequence ATGAGAGTCCTTAGTCGTTGGCTCATCAACTTCATTTTATTAGTGGCGTTTTCAACCATTTTTTCGGCTTCTTTTTACATTAGTAGCTGGGAAGTTGCCCTCGGGGCCGCTGCGGTTTTAACGTTGTTACAGGTTTTAATTAAGCCGGTATTGTCGCTGTTATTTTTACCGATTAACATTTTGACCTTCGGGTTATTTAACCTGGTTTTAAATGCGTTAATCTTGGAACTAACCGCCTTTTTAGTTGGACCAATGATGAGCTTTTCGTCATTTGGAATGGTGGTGGTCATTTCGTTGTTAATGTCAATTTGTAACTACTTTATTACGCCAAACGTGTAG
- the hprK gene encoding HPr(Ser) kinase/phosphatase, whose amino-acid sequence MRSVSVKELVDNTHLSVFSGATDLDRPITTSDISRPGLELTGYFAYYPSERIQLLGITETSFAKHLEEAELQEYMTKMCQPDTPAFVVSTDIEPPIELVKAAKATHIPILESKLNTSRVLSNMTDYLEEKLAPRQSIHGVLVEVYGVGVLITGDSGIGKSETALELVKRGHRLIADDRVEVHQQDEQELIGQAPQILSHLLEIRGIGIIDVMTLFGTGAVRSETRIDLIIHLDVWEKGKKYDRLGTGNAHQQIFDVEVKQLDIPVKPGRNLAIIIETAAMNFRANSMGYNATKMFDDELNGLIKDHSQPQSPQQHDEGQ is encoded by the coding sequence ATGAGAAGTGTGAGTGTCAAAGAACTAGTTGATAACACGCATTTAAGTGTATTTTCGGGGGCAACTGATTTAGATCGGCCGATTACCACGAGTGACATTTCACGACCGGGGTTGGAACTAACCGGGTACTTTGCGTACTATCCGTCGGAACGAATTCAATTACTGGGAATTACGGAAACCTCCTTTGCTAAGCACCTCGAGGAGGCAGAATTGCAGGAGTACATGACGAAGATGTGCCAACCGGATACGCCGGCCTTCGTCGTTTCCACTGACATTGAACCCCCAATTGAACTGGTGAAGGCAGCGAAGGCTACCCACATTCCGATTTTGGAGTCCAAGCTCAACACCTCGCGGGTCTTAAGTAACATGACCGACTATCTCGAAGAAAAACTCGCGCCCCGGCAATCAATTCACGGGGTGCTGGTGGAGGTCTACGGGGTGGGAGTGTTAATCACCGGAGACTCAGGCATCGGGAAGAGCGAAACGGCACTCGAACTGGTCAAACGCGGACACCGGTTGATTGCCGATGACCGGGTCGAAGTGCACCAACAAGACGAACAGGAATTAATCGGGCAAGCCCCCCAAATTCTAAGTCATCTCCTAGAGATTCGGGGCATTGGAATCATTGATGTGATGACCCTCTTTGGAACGGGAGCAGTCCGGTCGGAAACCCGGATTGATCTCATCATTCACCTTGATGTGTGGGAAAAGGGCAAGAAGTATGATCGCTTAGGAACGGGAAATGCCCACCAACAAATTTTTGATGTGGAAGTTAAACAGTTAGACATTCCAGTTAAGCCGGGTCGGAACTTGGCAATCATTATTGAAACCGCCGCCATGAACTTCCGGGCCAATTCCATGGGGTATAACGCCACCAAAATGTTTGATGACGAACTGAATGGTTTGATTAAAGATCACAGCCAGCCCCAGTCACCACAACAACACGACGAAGGTCAGTAG
- the lgt gene encoding prolipoprotein diacylglyceryl transferase produces MFVIGALNPVALQFGPVTVRWYGLIIASAVLIAVGLAMREVRRQRLNEDIVYNLILGAIPVAIMSARLYYVIFRWDYYAKHPDEIIAIWDGGIAIYGALLGAGLFIWWFCRRHRLSLWQVFDIAAPTVIMAQGIGRWGNFMNQEAYGAVTTHHFLAQLHLPPWMMQQMLIGGAYRQPTFLYESVWDLVGFALLMTMRHAPHCFKRGELFLTYVMWYSYGRFFTEGMRTDSLMLGPWRISQVLSVLLCVGAVLTIIYRRRHDAHLPWYDVVNAKGDS; encoded by the coding sequence ATGTTTGTAATTGGCGCTTTAAACCCCGTCGCCCTCCAGTTCGGACCGGTTACCGTTCGCTGGTATGGGCTCATCATCGCTAGTGCGGTGTTAATTGCAGTCGGACTGGCGATGCGGGAGGTTCGCCGCCAGAGGCTCAATGAAGACATCGTTTATAATCTCATCTTAGGAGCCATTCCAGTAGCCATTATGTCGGCCCGGCTGTATTACGTCATTTTCCGCTGGGACTACTACGCCAAGCATCCAGACGAAATCATCGCAATTTGGGATGGTGGGATTGCCATCTACGGCGCCTTGTTAGGAGCGGGCCTCTTTATTTGGTGGTTCTGCCGGCGCCACCGGTTATCCCTCTGGCAGGTCTTTGATATTGCTGCCCCCACGGTGATCATGGCCCAAGGAATTGGGCGGTGGGGGAACTTTATGAATCAGGAAGCATATGGAGCGGTAACCACGCACCACTTCCTGGCACAACTGCATCTGCCCCCCTGGATGATGCAACAGATGTTGATTGGGGGCGCGTACCGGCAACCCACTTTTTTGTATGAATCCGTGTGGGATTTAGTGGGCTTTGCCTTACTAATGACCATGCGCCACGCTCCGCATTGCTTTAAGCGGGGCGAGCTTTTTCTAACCTACGTAATGTGGTATTCCTACGGTCGATTTTTCACCGAAGGGATGCGGACGGACAGTCTGATGTTAGGTCCCTGGCGGATTTCCCAGGTTCTGTCAGTCCTGCTCTGCGTGGGGGCCGTGCTCACGATTATTTATCGGCGGCGCCATGATGCCCACTTACCATGGTACGACGTAGTTAACGCTAAAGGAGATAGTTAA